Genomic window (Pararge aegeria chromosome 22, ilParAegt1.1, whole genome shotgun sequence):
TGTTACCTATGTTGTCCTAAGATTGCTATATAGCAATAAAATTGCCTTGTCTTTTGTACTCTGCTACAATTTTTTGGTAGCATTACTTAGcaaactttgactttgactttgactttacgtTTTACTACTGTCAATTCTACGaatcccacgggatttgtaaaaacttcCCCTTGGCCATATTATTGAATCAACCATCGCCAAGTATTTTGAACAGAGATAACTTGGCAACTTCTAGGTACAATTAACAATGTTTCAGTTGGAAGGAAAGTTCTTGTTGGAATTAGGCTCACCTGTAAACAGTTCCGTTGATTTTTTATCTTAGCAAGTGTTTCTACTATCCATTTTTCTTCGGCCAAGAGCTGAAACTCCTCGGACATACGCTGTCCCAATCCCAGCCTTTGATAGTCATTTCTATGAGCCATAATAAAAGGACACAGTTCCaataaaacttaactaaacCCCTTTCCTAGGTTgtgtattaattttatgtaatacattcaatggaaaaatttaaatttaaatatctagtaaagtaaaatgtaaatacaaaatacagACAACATTACCAGAATtggttgtttaatatttttccgTATTTTCGTTTTTCTCGCAGGTCACAGAATCAACAGATTTTGTAGGCTTACCGCTGACAGTAAATTATCGATATTTTTAGACGATATTTATTGATTACACATcagtatttcgatataaaatattaggtatcgggaaagttataaataagatataatattTCTAAGACGTGTGTTATTTTGGAAATTTCCTTTAGAGtttcatgaaaaaatattacagtgcatttaaaattttatagaatAACTTAAGAGACTGCATAGATTTTTGTCTGTTGAATAATTGGGGGTAGTCATAAAAACattgtaataagtatttttaataacggTTAAGATTTAGTCTCCGTCATCATTCGTTAGTCACCCCAGCTAATCATCACTGCTACCCGCACAAGCTAAGCCAACgtaagaaagaaaaatgaattCGAATTATAGACTTTCTAGTTCAGATTACTCTGATTCGGACACTGAAAACGAATTCGATATTTGTTGTGCGGGAGGATCGTGCTCACGAGGTTCTGGCGCATGCTCAAGAGAATCAGGCCCATGTGCACTGTTGACAGGCTCTAGTGGCCTGCCGTTCGATCCTACATCAATCGAAAACGTTATTTTGTCCATCAGCGACCAATTCAATTTTCGGGTTCTTCTAAACGATAGCAGAGCACAGAAGGCGGTTCTCATAACTGCTGGGCTAACGTTGGCTGGCAGTCTAATTGGCAAGCATTATGGAGGAAAAGCTGGTGCGGCTGTGGGTGGTGCGATCGGCGGAGTTTGCGGGCTCGGAGTTGTTGGtaagaattatataataataacgttgcaaaaaaaaatagcattggTGGGATTTAAGACCTCAAATTTTATAGgcccataattaatttataaatgggTTATtctgcttaaaataaaatatcaatattatttgtCTGCGTGTGTGTATGTCTCTGTGTATGCGTTAGTGTGTGCGTCTACCTTTGGCATTGTAGCTCCCAAATGGCTGTTTTAATTTACttgtttgttaacttgaatTAGTCAGGAGTGTTTTTAGCTAGCTTCTTAGCATGCTTGATGAAAATCGATCTAAGATGGCCAccatcacaaaatggcggattacatattttttcacaactccttcaatatgACTATTAAATGAATGGGCTTGACTAGTACTGAACACTATAAGTTCACAATGATAATGTCAGGGgcttttatattacattttaaatggaTGTACCTTTAACAGAATCTGTACTAGAAGGTATCAACTATTTCATAATTTGTTTTGTGCATCAGCTaagagtatttaaaaataaaatctacaacTGTCTTAATAGCAAATATCTTTCTTAATATTGAGATTCAAACCTCATGGTATTATttcacttatatttttttactaatacaaTTTCTTTGTTGCAGTTGTATCAATGCGCGATATTTGGCAAGATGTAAAAGGAAAGCTATGGGAATTGTTTGATATAGTATACGATTACCTAGCTGGACTGGGTATCGAGGATTATGAAATGGCTGCCAAGTTCCTAGTCCAAAACAGTGGCCAGAGCTCGCAACTAGCCATGGTTATTTTGCAGTACACTTCAAGTGCccttggaaaaaaaatattatccacGTTAACTGCTTTATGAAGACATTTATTTTCATGTACCTATGACGAAAGTTTGAccaatttttacttttaaatttacagACAATTACTAGATTTCTAGACTGTAACTATACACTATTTACGAGACTTTGAAACATGACTAATGACTATACCTATtagattagaaaaaataaatttaaattatttatttagggtaaGATGCATGTTTACACagtaataatttgtaatttgtaatttgtttatttgcttcACCAGCATACAACGGTtccataataattttcttttcttatttcCGTTCTGTTTTCTCTTCAATAACTGTTCAAATGATTGTTTAACTGTCTACTTGCTTctatgcttttatttatttatgcggaatttaaaaaataacctattattattttatgatgtaTTTTAGgcttggaaaatatttttata
Coding sequences:
- the LOC120633635 gene encoding uncharacterized protein LOC120633635 — translated: MNSNYRLSSSDYSDSDTENEFDICCAGGSCSRGSGACSRESGPCALLTGSSGLPFDPTSIENVILSISDQFNFRVLLNDSRAQKAVLITAGLTLAGSLIGKHYGGKAGAAVGGAIGGVCGLGVVVVSMRDIWQDVKGKLWELFDIVYDYLAGLGIEDYEMAAKFLVQNSGQSSQLAMVILQYTSSALGKKILSTLTAL